Proteins from one Mycobacterium sp. HUMS_12744610 genomic window:
- a CDS encoding acyl-CoA dehydrogenase family protein has protein sequence MACVTDEEDMLVATVRAFVDRDVKPTVREVEHANTYPEAWIEQMKRIGIYGLAIGEEYGGSPVSTPCYVRVTQELARGWMSLAGAMGGHTVVAKLLTLFGTEEQKRTYLPPMATGELRATMALTEPDGGSDLQNMSTTALPDGSDGLLINGSKTWISNARRSGLIALLCKTDPYATPRHTGISVLLVEHGPGLTVSRDLPKLGYKGVEACELSFDGYRAPRSAVLGGEPGRGFAQMMKGLETGRIQVAARALGVATAALEDALDYARQRESFGRPIWQHQSIGNYLAEMATKLTAARQLTRYAAERYDSGERADMEAGMAKLFASEVAMEIALNAVRIHGGYGYSTEYDVERYFRDAPLMIVGEGTNEIQRNVIATQLVARGGL, from the coding sequence ATGGCATGCGTGACAGACGAAGAAGACATGCTGGTGGCCACAGTTCGGGCGTTCGTCGACCGCGACGTCAAGCCGACCGTCCGCGAGGTGGAGCACGCCAACACCTACCCCGAGGCGTGGATCGAGCAGATGAAGCGGATCGGCATCTACGGCCTGGCGATCGGCGAGGAGTACGGCGGGTCGCCGGTGTCGACGCCCTGTTACGTGCGGGTCACCCAGGAGCTGGCGCGCGGCTGGATGAGCCTGGCCGGCGCGATGGGCGGCCACACCGTGGTGGCCAAGCTGCTGACGCTGTTCGGCACCGAGGAGCAGAAGCGGACGTACCTGCCGCCGATGGCCACCGGTGAGCTGCGGGCCACCATGGCGCTGACCGAGCCGGACGGTGGTTCGGACCTGCAGAACATGTCGACGACCGCGCTGCCCGACGGCTCCGACGGCCTGCTGATCAACGGGTCCAAGACCTGGATCTCCAACGCGCGCCGCTCCGGGCTGATCGCGCTGCTATGCAAGACCGACCCGTACGCCACGCCGCGGCACACGGGCATCTCGGTGCTGCTCGTCGAGCACGGGCCCGGCCTGACGGTCTCGCGGGACCTGCCGAAGCTGGGCTACAAGGGCGTCGAAGCCTGCGAGCTGTCCTTCGACGGTTACCGCGCTCCGCGCTCGGCCGTCCTGGGCGGCGAGCCGGGCCGGGGTTTCGCGCAGATGATGAAAGGCCTCGAGACGGGCCGGATCCAGGTGGCGGCCCGGGCGCTGGGGGTGGCCACGGCCGCGCTCGAGGACGCGCTGGACTATGCCCGGCAGCGGGAGAGCTTCGGCCGGCCGATCTGGCAGCACCAGTCGATCGGCAACTATCTGGCCGAGATGGCCACCAAGCTGACCGCGGCCCGTCAACTCACCCGCTATGCGGCCGAGCGCTACGACAGCGGCGAGCGCGCCGACATGGAGGCCGGGATGGCCAAGCTGTTCGCGTCCGAGGTGGCGATGGAGATCGCCCTGAACGCCGTGCGCATCCACGGCGGCTACGGCTACTCCACCGAGTACGACGTCGAAAGGTATTTCCGCGACGCGCCGTTGATGATCGTCGGCGAGGGCACCAATGAGATCCAGCGCAACGTGATCGCCACGCAACTGGTGGCCCGCGGCGGCCTCTGA
- a CDS encoding helix-turn-helix domain-containing protein: protein MSLAQAYCGLGRAEAAAQAAEMFRAHGDRRRATEAAAHAARIALACGGMHTPALTAATRPLPLSAREREIANLLVAGLSTREIAERLVVSTRTVEGHILHACTKLGAADR, encoded by the coding sequence ATGTCTCTGGCTCAGGCTTATTGCGGGCTCGGGCGGGCCGAGGCCGCCGCGCAGGCGGCCGAGATGTTCCGCGCGCACGGCGATCGCCGCCGGGCCACCGAGGCGGCCGCGCACGCCGCGCGCATCGCCCTGGCCTGCGGCGGCATGCACACGCCGGCGCTGACCGCGGCCACCCGGCCGCTGCCGCTCAGCGCCCGGGAACGCGAGATCGCCAACCTGCTGGTCGCGGGGCTGAGCACCCGCGAAATCGCAGAGCGGCTGGTGGTCTCGACGCGAACCGTCGAGGGCCACATCCTGCACGCCTGCACCAAGCTCGGGGCCGCCGACCGCTAA
- a CDS encoding AAA family ATPase, which produces MGADDWPLVRREPEFAAVRAALTGRGPTAGVVVVGQAGVGKTTLARDVAGSLPNRVRWVAATASSRGIPLGSFTYLVGAGTTRDPTAFLAAARDALTADPGTVLGVDDAHLLDDPSATG; this is translated from the coding sequence GTGGGCGCCGACGATTGGCCGCTGGTGCGCCGCGAGCCGGAGTTCGCGGCGGTCCGCGCCGCCCTGACAGGGCGGGGCCCCACCGCCGGCGTCGTGGTGGTCGGGCAGGCCGGCGTCGGGAAGACCACCCTGGCCCGCGACGTCGCCGGGTCGCTGCCCAACCGGGTGCGCTGGGTGGCCGCAACGGCGTCGTCGCGCGGCATCCCGCTGGGCTCGTTCACCTACCTCGTCGGGGCGGGGACCACCCGCGACCCGACGGCGTTCCTCGCGGCGGCCCGCGACGCGCTGACCGCCGATCCCGGCACGGTGCTCGGCGTCGACGACGCGCACCTGCTCGACGACCCGTCGGCCACAGGCTAG
- a CDS encoding methyltransferase type 11, with protein sequence MTEGVIAIQGDACDPPRAVARDRFDLVYSNSVLEHVGGHTQRRRFADNVHALADRHWVQTPYRYFPIEPHWLFPGMQWLPYEARVQVSIRWNRGHVRTYTREDAQEQVDEIDLIGISQMRRYFPTSVIWYERFAGLIKSLVAVQT encoded by the coding sequence GTGACCGAGGGCGTCATCGCGATCCAGGGCGATGCGTGCGACCCGCCGAGGGCGGTTGCCCGCGACCGCTTCGACCTCGTGTATTCCAATTCTGTGCTCGAACATGTCGGCGGGCACACTCAGCGCCGACGCTTCGCGGACAACGTCCACGCCCTGGCCGACCGCCATTGGGTGCAGACGCCATACCGGTATTTTCCGATCGAACCGCACTGGCTCTTTCCGGGCATGCAGTGGCTGCCCTACGAAGCGCGCGTGCAGGTGTCGATCCGCTGGAACCGTGGTCACGTTCGGACCTACACCCGTGAGGACGCGCAGGAGCAGGTCGATGAGATCGACTTGATCGGAATTTCGCAGATGCGCCGCTACTTTCCCACCTCGGTCATCTGGTACGAACGATTTGCTGGATTGATCAAGTCCTTGGTTGCGGTCCAGACCTGA
- a CDS encoding FkbM family methyltransferase — protein sequence MPVAHSAKHWLAPAARSVVPRLFWRRKYHILRRLGESRPDVQLAASLCDPDRVSLDIGADVGEFTIAMSASSRSVIAFEPRPAQARDLASMFHAVGAAVRVEAVALSDTSGVATMRLVESEPGRSTIDTDNVLGNVNGSRVTHLDVPVTRLDDLRLDDIGLMKIDVEGHEFAVLRGAADTLTRNRPAVLVEAEERHHPNALAEITEFLAGLGYAGHFQIGEERLPVEEFDAAEYQNPANIGGSQDGWSAHGVYVNNFVFVPDEMRDRHPATW from the coding sequence ATGCCCGTCGCACACTCAGCCAAACACTGGCTCGCCCCCGCGGCACGATCTGTCGTGCCGCGCCTGTTCTGGCGACGCAAGTACCACATTCTCCGCCGTCTCGGAGAATCCCGCCCGGACGTCCAGTTGGCGGCCTCCCTGTGCGACCCGGACCGGGTTTCGCTCGACATCGGCGCCGACGTCGGCGAGTTCACCATCGCAATGTCCGCGTCATCGCGATCGGTCATTGCGTTCGAGCCCAGACCAGCCCAGGCCCGCGACCTGGCATCGATGTTCCACGCGGTCGGAGCGGCGGTGCGGGTGGAAGCGGTGGCGTTGTCGGACACATCCGGTGTGGCCACCATGCGGTTGGTCGAGTCCGAACCGGGCCGAAGCACCATCGACACCGACAACGTCCTGGGCAACGTGAACGGCAGCCGGGTCACCCACCTCGACGTGCCGGTCACGCGCCTCGACGATCTGCGCCTGGATGATATCGGCCTGATGAAGATCGACGTGGAGGGCCACGAATTCGCCGTGTTACGGGGGGCCGCGGACACCCTCACCCGTAACCGGCCGGCTGTTCTCGTGGAAGCCGAGGAACGCCATCACCCCAACGCCCTGGCCGAGATCACCGAGTTCTTGGCCGGACTCGGTTACGCGGGCCACTTCCAGATCGGCGAGGAACGGCTCCCGGTCGAGGAGTTCGACGCAGCCGAATATCAGAATCCGGCGAACATCGGCGGCTCGCAGGACGGGTGGTCGGCGCATGGCGTCTACGTCAACAACTTCGTCTTCGTGCCCGACGAAATGCGAGACCGGCACCCGGCTACGTGGTGA
- a CDS encoding MaoC family dehydratase — protein MTYVGTREGGPYFDDLSVGQVFDWAPAATLSPGLAAAHQAIVGDRLRLSLDGALCTAVTGEPGPLAHPALVCDVAIGQSTVATQRVKANLFYRGLMFHRFPVVGDTIYTRTEVVGLRANSVKPGRAPTGMAALRMITIDHAERVVLDFYRCAMLPASPGWTPPAEPGDDLSAIGADVPQASGPTVHWDGDVFRKMVPGPHFDAGLAGAVLHSTGDVVSSAPELARLTLNIAAAHHDSRIGGRRLVYGGHTIGLAFAQASRLLPNLATVLGWQSCDHTGPVYEGDTLYSELQVESAEPAGDGGVLGLRSLVYAAGDTEGEPDRPVLDWRFSALHF, from the coding sequence GTGACTTACGTTGGAACCCGCGAGGGCGGCCCCTACTTCGACGACCTGTCGGTGGGCCAGGTGTTCGACTGGGCGCCCGCCGCGACGCTCTCGCCCGGCCTGGCGGCCGCGCACCAGGCGATCGTGGGGGACCGGTTGCGGCTGTCCCTCGACGGCGCCCTGTGCACCGCGGTGACCGGCGAGCCCGGCCCGCTGGCACACCCGGCGCTGGTCTGCGACGTCGCGATCGGGCAGTCCACCGTGGCCACCCAGCGCGTCAAGGCCAACCTGTTCTACCGCGGTCTGATGTTCCACCGCTTCCCGGTGGTCGGCGACACCATCTACACCCGCACGGAAGTGGTTGGGCTGCGCGCCAACTCGGTGAAGCCGGGACGCGCGCCGACGGGCATGGCGGCGCTGCGGATGATCACGATCGACCACGCCGAGCGCGTGGTGCTCGACTTCTACCGGTGCGCCATGCTGCCGGCGAGCCCCGGCTGGACACCCCCGGCGGAGCCCGGCGACGACCTGTCGGCCATTGGCGCCGACGTGCCGCAGGCATCCGGCCCTACCGTGCACTGGGACGGCGATGTCTTTCGGAAAATGGTGCCCGGCCCGCATTTTGACGCCGGACTGGCTGGTGCGGTGCTGCACAGCACCGGTGACGTGGTCAGCAGTGCTCCCGAACTCGCTCGTCTCACGCTGAACATCGCGGCCGCCCATCACGATTCGCGAATCGGCGGACGCCGGCTCGTTTACGGAGGCCACACCATCGGGCTGGCGTTCGCGCAGGCGAGCAGGTTGCTGCCCAACCTGGCGACGGTGCTGGGCTGGCAGTCCTGCGACCACACCGGGCCGGTGTACGAGGGCGACACCCTCTACAGCGAGCTGCAGGTCGAATCCGCCGAGCCCGCCGGCGACGGGGGCGTCCTCGGGCTTCGCTCACTCGTCTACGCGGCCGGCGACACCGAGGGCGAGCCCGACCGGCCGGTGCTGGACTGGCGTTTCAGCGCGCTGCATTTCTGA
- the fadD4 gene encoding fatty-acid--CoA ligase FadD4 — protein MEIRPHTSARGGAGKPAVILHPTDTVVTFDELEARANRLAHYFRQAGLVEGDAVAILMENNEHIHAVMWAARRSGLYYVPINTHLTAAEAAYIVDNSAAKAIVGSAALRKICENLGEHLPGGLPELLLIASGEEDADLPGWQRYPECVSDQPDTPIDDELEGDLLQYSSGTTGRPKGIKRELPHLPPSDAPGMMSALVSFWMTPDSIYLSPAPLYHTAPSVWSMSAQAGGITTVVMEKFDPEGCLEAIQRYHVTHGQFVPAMFTRMLKLPEAVRNSYDLSSLQRVMHAAAPCPVEIKKQMIDWWGPIIDEYYASSEAIGSTLISSEEWLAHPGSVGKPMSCEIHILDEAGNELPPGAAGEIYFAGGYDFEYLNDEEKTASSRDHRGWVTVGDVGYVDDEGYLYLTDRRHHMIISGGVNIYPQEAENLLVTHPKVLDAAVFGIPDDEMGQSVKAVVQTVDPADATEAFAAELLDWLRDRLSHYKCPRSISFEAQLPRTDTGKLYKGELVKKYSM, from the coding sequence ATGGAGATCCGCCCCCACACTTCCGCCCGGGGAGGCGCGGGCAAGCCCGCGGTCATCCTCCACCCGACGGACACGGTCGTCACCTTCGATGAGCTCGAGGCGCGGGCCAACCGGCTGGCGCACTACTTCCGCCAGGCCGGCCTGGTCGAGGGCGACGCCGTCGCGATCCTGATGGAGAACAACGAGCACATCCACGCGGTGATGTGGGCGGCGCGCCGCAGCGGCCTGTACTACGTGCCGATCAACACCCACCTGACCGCGGCCGAGGCCGCCTACATCGTCGACAACAGCGCCGCCAAGGCGATCGTCGGCTCGGCGGCGCTGCGCAAGATCTGCGAGAACCTCGGCGAGCACCTGCCCGGCGGCCTGCCGGAGCTGCTGCTGATCGCCTCGGGCGAGGAGGATGCCGATCTGCCCGGGTGGCAGCGCTACCCCGAATGCGTTTCCGACCAACCCGATACGCCCATCGACGACGAACTCGAGGGCGACCTGCTGCAGTACTCCTCGGGCACCACGGGCCGCCCCAAGGGCATCAAACGCGAACTCCCGCATCTCCCGCCCTCCGACGCGCCCGGCATGATGTCGGCGCTGGTGAGTTTCTGGATGACCCCGGACTCGATCTACCTGAGCCCGGCGCCGCTGTACCACACCGCGCCGTCGGTGTGGTCGATGAGCGCGCAGGCCGGGGGCATCACCACGGTGGTGATGGAGAAGTTCGACCCGGAGGGCTGCCTCGAGGCGATCCAGCGCTACCACGTCACGCACGGTCAGTTCGTGCCGGCGATGTTCACCAGGATGCTCAAACTGCCTGAGGCGGTGCGTAATTCGTACGACCTGTCCAGCCTGCAGCGGGTGATGCACGCGGCGGCCCCGTGCCCGGTGGAGATCAAGAAGCAGATGATCGACTGGTGGGGTCCCATCATCGACGAGTACTACGCATCCTCGGAGGCGATCGGGTCGACGCTGATCAGCTCCGAGGAGTGGCTGGCCCACCCGGGTTCGGTCGGCAAGCCGATGTCGTGTGAGATCCACATCCTCGACGAGGCCGGCAATGAGCTGCCACCGGGTGCGGCCGGAGAGATCTACTTCGCCGGAGGCTACGACTTCGAATACCTCAACGACGAGGAGAAGACCGCCTCCTCACGCGACCACCGCGGATGGGTGACGGTCGGCGACGTCGGCTACGTCGACGACGAGGGGTACCTCTATCTGACTGACCGCCGGCACCACATGATCATCTCCGGCGGGGTGAACATCTACCCGCAGGAGGCCGAGAACCTTCTGGTCACCCACCCGAAAGTCCTTGACGCGGCGGTGTTCGGCATCCCCGACGACGAGATGGGCCAGAGCGTCAAGGCGGTGGTGCAGACGGTGGACCCGGCCGACGCCACCGAGGCGTTCGCCGCGGAACTGCTTGATTGGCTGCGGGATCGCCTGTCGCACTACAAGTGTCCGCGGTCGATCTCGTTCGAGGCGCAGCTGCCGCGCACGGACACCGGCAAGCTCTACAAGGGGGAGCTGGTCAAGAAGTACTCGATGTGA
- a CDS encoding O-antigen ligase family protein, producing MILYMGGRYRLAVAGLALGLFLFGCFLVGVFSVRDSVHGALLIAAMFSLVVYWAKREAMVGVALFWAFAALPAGLHVGKVVGPGVINAYQVALLLAICYLLPVVKLRFADYLLPGLLTLTVLFFTVVGVVTGHAADIVMLESTTLLEMVGGYILALLVVYGGYVKGVVRTMVLILWFSAGMAVVSSLHAVRLAGRAENLTGTDAGDALRIIVATQSPAVAVLAGLAAAAVVGQIRPAVFLALGPPALIITLLSVSRNTLIALAVATIVALLASFRWSSLSRVVALAVITALVAVVTVAATLFVLRDSSSGVWLAKQFAAFNHRVLGGVSTGALAVDTSTLDRLQEIRNLNRAIARAPVFGHGLGYVYQLPSGDDEFSTKYQPTYSHNFYLWWWVKAGAVGMVVFALFALTPLIRALRRASAPAKISAAVSAALLAISAVWPLPEMPIDALALGLALGATTAFAGMASTGRDGARIGVNPAPAYAAARV from the coding sequence GTGATCCTCTACATGGGGGGTCGCTACCGCCTCGCGGTGGCTGGATTGGCGCTAGGGCTTTTCCTGTTCGGCTGCTTCCTGGTCGGGGTGTTCTCGGTGCGCGACAGCGTCCACGGAGCGCTGCTGATCGCAGCGATGTTCAGTCTGGTCGTCTACTGGGCTAAACGGGAGGCGATGGTGGGGGTGGCATTGTTCTGGGCTTTCGCGGCGCTGCCGGCGGGCTTACACGTCGGCAAAGTCGTCGGCCCGGGCGTGATCAACGCCTACCAGGTGGCGCTGCTGCTGGCGATCTGCTACCTGCTTCCGGTGGTGAAACTGCGGTTCGCCGACTACCTGTTGCCCGGACTGCTCACGTTGACGGTGCTGTTCTTCACCGTCGTCGGTGTGGTCACCGGACATGCCGCCGACATCGTCATGCTCGAATCGACGACCCTGCTCGAAATGGTCGGCGGGTACATCTTGGCGTTGCTGGTCGTGTACGGCGGGTACGTCAAGGGGGTGGTGCGCACGATGGTCTTGATCCTGTGGTTCTCCGCGGGCATGGCAGTCGTGAGTTCGTTGCATGCCGTCCGACTGGCCGGCCGGGCGGAAAACCTGACGGGGACCGACGCCGGCGATGCCCTCCGCATCATCGTCGCCACCCAATCTCCGGCCGTCGCCGTATTGGCCGGTTTGGCCGCCGCCGCGGTCGTCGGGCAGATCAGGCCCGCGGTGTTTCTCGCACTGGGTCCTCCGGCGCTGATCATCACGCTGCTGTCGGTCAGCCGAAACACGTTGATCGCCTTGGCGGTGGCCACCATCGTGGCCTTGCTCGCCAGCTTCAGATGGTCGAGCCTGAGCCGGGTGGTCGCCCTTGCGGTGATCACCGCGTTGGTGGCAGTGGTGACGGTCGCAGCAACACTGTTCGTCCTGCGCGATTCGTCGAGCGGAGTATGGCTGGCAAAGCAGTTCGCCGCGTTCAACCATCGGGTGCTCGGCGGGGTTTCGACGGGCGCGCTCGCCGTCGACACGTCGACTCTGGACCGGCTGCAGGAAATCAGGAACCTCAACCGCGCGATCGCGCGGGCACCCGTGTTCGGCCACGGCTTGGGCTACGTTTATCAGCTGCCGTCGGGAGACGACGAGTTCAGCACGAAGTACCAACCCACCTACTCGCACAATTTCTACCTGTGGTGGTGGGTCAAAGCCGGGGCGGTGGGCATGGTGGTGTTCGCTCTGTTCGCCCTCACTCCGCTGATCCGTGCGCTGCGTCGTGCGTCCGCGCCGGCGAAGATCAGCGCCGCGGTCAGCGCCGCACTCCTGGCGATATCGGCCGTGTGGCCGCTGCCGGAGATGCCGATCGACGCCTTGGCGCTGGGCCTTGCTCTCGGTGCGACGACGGCGTTCGCCGGCATGGCAAGCACGGGCCGGGACGGGGCCCGGATCGGTGTCAACCCGGCGCCGGCGTATGCGGCTGCGCGCGTCTGA
- a CDS encoding class I SAM-dependent methyltransferase, translating into MAYRPLRPHYRRGRHVVNNCRRGARGAQRWLAKDGAKELARALVWRTDKTVTPDLRRRFVALGPAELDRFRSHLRENWSTKDYWNSDIGREQLEAHTVGRLTYDRHEYVPWLNSLHRLDGARVFEIGCGTGSSLCALAEQGSDVVAIDVAPESVAVAEARLRLLRLGAQSLHAMNATEMDSHFDHQSFDFVIFFASLEHMTLEERLRSLRAAWKLLADNGILCIVEAPNRLWLFDDHTADMPFFHWLPDEMALEYFRQTPRYQASPFDTSAAGAGLELTRRGRGVSFHDIELALGPIGDLEFLADRHSFQIEHNALRRLRYRLSDTRRYAGLLRRQRPDLPIGLFLPYLDVAIRKRPA; encoded by the coding sequence ATGGCGTACCGACCTTTGCGGCCTCACTACCGACGCGGGAGACACGTCGTGAACAACTGCCGGCGGGGAGCACGGGGTGCTCAGCGGTGGCTCGCCAAGGATGGCGCGAAAGAGCTGGCCCGCGCCCTGGTGTGGCGCACCGACAAGACCGTCACACCCGACCTCCGTCGACGATTCGTCGCCCTCGGGCCGGCCGAACTGGACAGGTTCCGCAGTCACCTTCGGGAGAACTGGTCGACAAAGGATTATTGGAATTCAGACATCGGTCGCGAGCAGCTCGAAGCCCACACCGTCGGGCGCCTGACCTATGACCGACACGAATACGTCCCGTGGCTCAACTCGTTGCATCGCCTCGATGGGGCAAGGGTTTTCGAGATCGGCTGTGGAACCGGCTCGTCACTCTGCGCCTTGGCCGAGCAGGGCAGCGACGTCGTCGCCATCGACGTCGCACCGGAGTCGGTGGCGGTGGCCGAGGCGAGATTGCGGTTACTCCGGCTCGGGGCGCAGTCACTTCATGCGATGAACGCCACCGAGATGGACTCCCACTTCGATCACCAAAGCTTCGACTTCGTGATCTTTTTCGCTTCGCTTGAGCACATGACACTCGAAGAGCGTCTGCGTAGTTTGCGGGCAGCGTGGAAGCTCCTGGCAGATAACGGCATTCTTTGTATCGTCGAAGCACCGAACCGCCTCTGGCTTTTCGACGACCACACCGCGGACATGCCGTTCTTTCACTGGCTGCCCGACGAGATGGCACTGGAGTATTTCCGGCAGACACCCCGGTACCAGGCGTCACCGTTCGACACGAGTGCGGCGGGCGCCGGGCTCGAACTCACCCGCCGCGGCCGCGGTGTCAGCTTCCACGACATCGAACTGGCACTGGGGCCCATCGGCGACCTGGAATTCCTGGCCGACCGGCACAGTTTCCAGATCGAGCACAACGCACTTCGCCGGCTTCGCTATCGCCTCTCCGACACCCGCCGCTACGCCGGTTTGTTGCGCCGACAGCGCCCCGACCTGCCGATCGGGCTGTTCCTGCCCTACCTCGACGTCGCGATCCGCAAAAGGCCCGCGTAA
- a CDS encoding enoyl-CoA hydratase/isomerase family protein, translating into MRVVDLAEPADADELLPAGEPPGVLVAAGPVAGASEFWLERATFTLTEQRCADRRAVTVDSVPDALAELGERCGRWPHASSVCDDVLRSIDPVGPALAGVLTESLAYSTLQAGPEFARWLAQRGPARVPGSAEPVQARRDGDVLRIRFNRPRRHNAFCTGARAALLEALAVARLDPSVTEVVLSGNGPSFCSGGDLAEFGTLADPASAHLARTRHSPALALDALTARLGRDCRAEVHGRVLGSGLEMAAFCGWVAAEADSVFGLPELALGLIPGAGGTVSVTRRIGRWRTAYLVLSGRTIGADTALAWGLVDAITQ; encoded by the coding sequence CTGCGCGTCGTCGACCTGGCCGAGCCGGCGGACGCCGACGAGCTCCTGCCGGCAGGGGAGCCGCCCGGCGTGCTGGTCGCCGCCGGACCGGTCGCCGGTGCATCCGAATTCTGGCTCGAGCGAGCGACTTTCACCCTCACCGAACAGCGTTGCGCGGACCGGCGGGCCGTCACCGTCGACTCCGTGCCCGACGCCCTGGCCGAGCTCGGCGAGCGCTGCGGGCGCTGGCCGCACGCCAGCAGCGTCTGCGACGACGTGCTGCGCTCGATCGACCCCGTCGGCCCGGCGCTGGCCGGCGTGTTGACCGAGTCGCTGGCCTACTCGACACTGCAGGCGGGTCCGGAGTTCGCGCGCTGGCTCGCGCAGCGTGGGCCCGCGCGCGTGCCCGGCAGCGCCGAGCCGGTGCAGGCGCGCCGCGACGGCGACGTCCTGCGGATCAGGTTCAACCGCCCGCGCCGGCACAACGCGTTCTGCACCGGGGCGCGCGCCGCGCTGCTGGAGGCGCTGGCCGTCGCCCGGCTGGACCCGTCGGTGACCGAGGTGGTGCTGAGCGGCAACGGGCCGTCGTTCTGCAGCGGGGGAGACCTGGCCGAGTTCGGCACGCTCGCCGACCCGGCGAGCGCACACCTGGCCCGCACCCGCCACAGCCCCGCCCTGGCGCTCGACGCGCTCACCGCCAGGCTGGGCCGGGACTGCCGCGCCGAGGTGCACGGCCGGGTACTGGGCAGCGGCCTGGAGATGGCGGCCTTCTGCGGGTGGGTCGCCGCGGAGGCCGACTCGGTGTTCGGGCTGCCCGAGCTGGCGCTGGGCCTGATCCCGGGCGCCGGCGGGACCGTCAGCGTGACCCGGCGCATCGGGCGTTGGCGCACCGCGTACCTGGTGTTGTCGGGACGCACCATCGGCGCCGACACCGCGCTCGCCTGGGGGCTGGTGGACGCGATCACCCAGTGA